The Aneurinibacillus migulanus genome contains the following window.
TGAAAATTGTCCGTTTACATTTCAGGTTATGGAGGGAGAGAACTAATGGAGTTTACCAATGTCAAACTTGAAGTGGAAAACAGGGTGGCGTATATCAGTATTGATGTGCCTCCTGCAAATACGCTTAGTTCCGATACGCTTTCGGGATTGGGTGAAGCTTTCGATTACGTGGAAGGAAACAGTGATGTAAAGGTAATCGTAGTGACCGGAGCTGGGAAGTTTTTTGTTGCCGGCGCGGACATCAAAGAGTTCACAAATGCATTCGATAATGCGGAAGTAGCCGAACAGATGGCTCGTACCGGTCAGAAGCTGTTAGACAGAATTGAAGGCTTCTCCAAGCCGGTAATTGCTGCTGTAAACGGAGCGGCGCTAGGCGGAGGATTAGAGCTGGCGATGGCATGCCATATGAGGTACGCGGCTGAAGATGCCAAGTTAGGACTGCCTGAACTTAATCTAGGTCTTATCCCTGGTTTCGGGGGTACACAACGTTTAGCCCGCTTAACCAATCAAGCGAAAGCGTTGGAATTAATTCTGACAAGTCAATTCATCGATGGTAAGGAAGCGGAACGTATCGGTCTGGTTAATCGTGCAATTCCGCTGGCTTCACTGATGGATGAGGTGAAAAATATCGCTGAACTTATCGCGCTTCAAAAAAGCGCCGTTTCCGTAAGTGCTACTCTTAAAGCGGTTACATACGGACTGCGGGAAGGACAGGGAAACGGTATGGAGAAAGAAGCGGTTCTGTTCGGGGAATTGTTTACATCAGATGATATGAAAGAGGGAGTTAACGCTTTTATCGAGAAACGTAAAGCCCAATTTACCGACAAGTAATAATGATTGCAAGTTTCGTTCGCGTTTATGCTGAAAATCACGGCAATGCGCTGAACCTCTTAAATAAATCCGCACTGAAGCCAAAGGAGGATATATATGAACATTCTTGTATGCTTGAAGCAAACGTTTGATACGGAAGAGAAAATCGTGCTCGAAAATGGCGCGATCAGCGAAGATGGGGTCGAATTCATCATGAATCCGTACGATGAGTACGCAGTGGAAGAAGCGATTACGCTACGCGACGAGCACGGCGGCGAAGTCACCGTTATTACGGTCGGACCGGAACGTGCCGAGAGCGCGCTGCGGACCGCACTTGCTATGGGTGCAGACAAAGCTGTCATCGTCGATGATGAAGACATCGAGACGGATGAATACAGTATCGCTAAAATTCTAGCCGCCGTTATCAAGGACCGCGAATACGATATTATCCTATAAAAAGGGTGNNNNNNNNNNNNNNNNNNNNNNNNNNNNNNNNNNNNNNNNNNNNNNNNNNNNNNNNNNNNNNNNNNNNNNNNNNNNNNNNNNNNNNNNNNNNNNNNNNNNNNNNNNNNNNNNNNNNNNNNNNNNNNNNNNNNNNNNNNNNNNNNNNNNNNNNNNNNNNNNNNNNNNNNNNNNNNNNNNACGAGCGTCATTGAAACCTTCCTGCCGCCGAAAAAAGAAGCGGGTCGTATATTGAGCGGCGATGTGCAGGATCAAGTGAAAGAACTGGTACAGCTTCTTCGCAACGAAGCGAAAGTAATCTAAGGTCAGAGGGGGACGAGCGATATGAGCAAAAAAGTATTGGTAGTAGCAGAAGCAAGAGACAAAAGCTTACGGAACGTATCCTTTGAGGCGCTGACAGCAGCGCAACGCATCTCGGAAGGCGGCGACATCGTCGCGGTAACCTTCGGCAGCGATGCGGCCAACTATGTGGCTGAGCTGGGGAAATATGGAGCCGTAAAAGTTTATGCGGTTGCAAACAAAGAGCTGGATACGTATACGACAGATGCGTATTTCCAGGCCTTGCGTCAGGTCATTGAAGACGTTCAGCCGGATGCCATTCTCATGCCACATACAGCGATCGGAAAAGACTTGGCACCGCGCATTGCCGCTCGCCTTGGCCTTGGCCTCGTATCGGATGTGATCGATGTACAGGTAGAAGGCAGCAAGGTCGTGTTCACCCGCCCGATTTATGCGGGGAAAGCGTTTGAGAAGAAGACCGTAACGGACGGTACCGTGTTTGCCACAGTACGGCCGAATAATATCGCAGCGGAGGAAACGGGCGGTTCGGCGGAGAAAGTTGACTTCAATGCAGAGATCAAAGACCTGCGCACGATCGTAAAGGATATCGTACGCAAAACGGCAGGCGGCGTGGACTTGTCGGAGGCGAAAGTCGTCATATCCGGTGGCCGTGGCGTGAAGTCGGCGGAAGGGTTCAAACCGCTGCAAGAGCTGGCAGACGTATTGGGTGGTGCAGTTGGCGCATCTCGTGGCGCATGCGATGCCGAATACTGCGATTACTCCTTACAAATCGGCCAGACCGGGAAAGTAGTCACACCTGATCTGTACATTGCGGCAGGTATCTCGGGCGCAATCCAGCATCTGGCGGGCATGTCCAGCTCCAAGGTTATTGTCGCGATTAACAAAGACCCGGAAGCGCCGATTTTCCAGATTGCGGACTACGGCATCGTTGGTGACCTGTTTGAAGTCGTTCCTCTGCTTACAGAAGAGTTTAAAAAAGTTCTAGTGTAATTCAGGCTTTACTCTATATTGTTAGAAGCGAAGCAGCGCCATATATGGTGCTGCTTTTTCCCGTGTGATGATACACTTTTCACTTTGCATATGATGTTTCGTCGGTGGATATTTTGAGGTAAGGATGGTATACTGTTACTGGTATATCTCTGCTATATACCATCAGTGAAACATTTGAATTCAAGTAGGAACTTGAGATAAAAGGAGGAAGTTACATATGGCAATTGTAAATGTAACAGACAACACATTCCAAAATGAAGTAGAGGGCAGCGGCACAGTACTCGTTGACTTCTGGGCTCCTTGGTGCGGTCCCTGCAAAATGATCGCTCCGGTTCTTGAGGAGATTGACGGTGAGATTGGCAGCAAAGTCAAAATCGCAAAAGTCAATGTTGACGAAAATCCGGAATCCGCACAGCGTTTCGGCGTAATGAGCATCCCGACACTGATGCTCGTAAAAGACGGCCAGGTAGTTGACAAAATCATCGGCTTCCAGCCAAAAGAGAGCCTGTTAAGCGCTATTAACAAGCATCTGTAAACTTGCGATATGTCAAGTCCTCCGGTTCTATAATCGGAGGACTTCTTCAATTCAGGCTTAATGTAAGGTAAGCAGGCCGCACAACCGAGTCGTTTTTTTCTTGGTTCATAGTGTATGTTTCGGTGTGCGCCCTGCTTATCTTCAGCAGCTATTGTATCTGTTTTTGAGAGGAAGGGAAGGCAGAATGGACACATTGA
Protein-coding sequences here:
- a CDS encoding enoyl-CoA hydratase; translated protein: MEFTNVKLEVENRVAYISIDVPPANTLSSDTLSGLGEAFDYVEGNSDVKVIVVTGAGKFFVAGADIKEFTNAFDNAEVAEQMARTGQKLLDRIEGFSKPVIAAVNGAALGGGLELAMACHMRYAAEDAKLGLPELNLGLIPGFGGTQRLARLTNQAKALELILTSQFIDGKEAERIGLVNRAIPLASLMDEVKNIAELIALQKSAVSVSATLKAVTYGLREGQGNGMEKEAVLFGELFTSDDMKEGVNAFIEKRKAQFTDK
- a CDS encoding electron transfer flavoprotein subunit alpha/FixB family protein, with product MSKKVLVVAEARDKSLRNVSFEALTAAQRISEGGDIVAVTFGSDAANYVAELGKYGAVKVYAVANKELDTYTTDAYFQALRQVIEDVQPDAILMPHTAIGKDLAPRIAARLGLGLVSDVIDVQVEGSKVVFTRPIYAGKAFEKKTVTDGTVFATVRPNNIAAEETGGSAEKVDFNAEIKDLRTIVKDIVRKTAGGVDLSEAKVVISGGRGVKSAEGFKPLQELADVLGGAVGASRGACDAEYCDYSLQIGQTGKVVTPDLYIAAGISGAIQHLAGMSSSKVIVAINKDPEAPIFQIADYGIVGDLFEVVPLLTEEFKKVLV
- the trxA gene encoding thioredoxin — protein: MAIVNVTDNTFQNEVEGSGTVLVDFWAPWCGPCKMIAPVLEEIDGEIGSKVKIAKVNVDENPESAQRFGVMSIPTLMLVKDGQVVDKIIGFQPKESLLSAINKHL